The following coding sequences lie in one Cannabis sativa cultivar Pink pepper isolate KNU-18-1 chromosome 5, ASM2916894v1, whole genome shotgun sequence genomic window:
- the LOC115702026 gene encoding late embryogenesis abundant protein At1g64065-like: protein MSSNNNNAQQVHPAQNDDVETATMESNSKEVHHKKSMKRLCYVALLVLLLSMVVLLFTTTIFHVHTPKFLIRSMTIDELSTKSSKNNAIVMKFEAEIGIKNTNFGKFEFEKASVGFFYRGAHVALVEGDGFVGEGKVKARSTKKIQFTGEIRTRNNSILVDDNDIISGFLTLTGKAKLSGTVHLLKLIKRKRSSEMNCTVTINLYEKVVQDINCK, encoded by the coding sequence ATgtcaagtaataataataatgcccAACAAGTTCATCCAGCTCAAAACGACGACGTCGAAACAGCAACGATGGAATCCAATTCTAAGGAAGTACACCACAAGAAAAGTATGAAACGACTATGCTACGTGGCACTTCTCGTATTGCTCTTATCGATGGTAGTTTTGTTGTTTACAACAACAATCTTTCATGTCCACACTCCCAAGTTTCTAATTCGATCAATGACCATTGATGAGCTCAGTACTAAGAGTAGCAAAAATAATGCCATTGTTATGAAATTTGAAGCTGAAATTGGCATAAAGAATACCAACTTCGGCAAATTCGAATTCGAAAAGGCCTCAGTTGGGTTCTTCTACAGGGGGGCTCATGTTGCTCTAGTCGAGGGTGATGGGTTTGTTGGGGAAGGCAAAGTCAAAGCTCGGTCAACTAAGAAGATTCAGTTCACAGGTGAAATAAGGACCAGAAATAATTCGATTTTGGTTGATGATAATGATATTATATCAGGGTTTTTGACTTTGACTGGTAAAGCCAAACTGAGTGGGACAGTTCACTTGTTAAAGTTGATCAAGAGAAAAAGATCTTCTGAAATGAATTGCACTGTCACTATTAATTTGTATGAAAAAGTTGTCCAAGATATAAATTGCAAATag